One Silurus meridionalis isolate SWU-2019-XX chromosome 10, ASM1480568v1, whole genome shotgun sequence genomic window carries:
- the gcc1 gene encoding GRIP and coiled-coil domain-containing protein 1 has product MEKFGVSFGGGLSKKELLECVESQKKQLIQYQTRFKDLVQAYKSLLKEKEALEASLKVLTVSAQCPEPNTEYAEDHGSLHSEDSLDAAESGGESVVTGSSITSDATDENQVDHGEGNIVFPQPEKSELENNTGPAAVEQTLGSANAKSDHRINQLKSQLTTLTSSLTTVTQEKSRMEASFQADKRKMKQELEEAREKLEDERKQHQLELQAVQEQLAESRARVIMQQHQYDQEQHDHGHMLRELQKLLQEERSLRQDTELQLEDAKKAFAETMQSKDKGLVYEEQLKQVNQQCESLKISLQALEAEKSKPEQRVLELQQEIADLKAHFNQQLQQEIRKVAQADVCLQKQAQLEEQRVASLEERVSELSGLLGASEKARQKDQQNAQRLREHILQLDSENKALTIAASTSRNTSGDLGIDELNLDVNTLKDKLEKVKKLLQLVAQRSPEKSLEIEKIMEGAGGQDAEKDSVQFYQQELRQLKEEFERYKVRAQVVLKNKNGKDSAQSKELEEARNQLAELKEKYINLRVQLEEAKMTHKQEIKEQQQALAALHQSHKQDMEKLEAQHRENFLHLEAELHKQRERTMALLEEKDLELEKLRSETTASDVAERGFKGDVEFESSVHEDGETFTLKLATPPKNTLLLYAEHLARNEVEISALRKQKHQLEEGMHQLQGKLFANEEKHREEVDELQAQLDKRIRDQSRDGANLEYLKNVIYRFLTLQDSRGCQQTLMAILTILHFSPQEKQAVMKQQVHSWWSPRNR; this is encoded by the exons ATGGAGAAGTTTGGGGTGAGCTTCGGCGGAGGTCTGAGCAAAAAAGAGCTGCTTGAATGTGTTGAAAGTCAGAAGAAGCAGCTCATCCAGTACCAAACCCGTTTTAAAGACCTTGTCCAGGCCTATAAGAGTTtactgaaggagaaggaggcGTTGGAAGCTAGCCTGAAAGTCCTGACGGTGTCTGCACAGTGTCCGGAGCCCAACACCGAATACGCTGAAGACCATGGGTCACTGCACAGTGAAGACAGCCTGGACGCTGCTGAATCCGGTGGTGAAAGTGTTGTGACTGGCAGCAGCATAACGAGTGATGCCACAGATGAGAACCAGGTCGATCATGGAGAAGGTAACATAGTGTTTCCACAGCCAGAGAAGAGCGAATTAGAAAACAACACCGGCCCTGCAGCTGTGGAGCAAACATTAGGCTCAGCAAACGCAAAATCAGACCACCGGATAAACCAACTCAAGTCTCAGCTGACTACCTTGACCTCGTCCTTGACCACAGTTACGCAGGAAAAGTCCCGGATGGAAGCCTCTTTCCAAGCTGATAAGCGTAAGATGAAGCAGGAGTTGGAGGAAGCACGGGAAAAACTAGAGGACGAGCGTAAGCAGCACCAGCTTGAACTCCAGGCAGTTCAGGAACAGCTAGCGGAGAGCAGAGCACGCGTGATTATGCAGCAACACCAGTATGATCAAGAACAGCATGACCACGGCCATATGCTTCGTGAACTTCAGAAACTCCTGCAGGAAGAGAGAAGCCTTAGGCAGGATACAGAACTTCAGTTGGAGGATGCCAAGAAAGCTTTTGCAGAAACCATGCAGAGCAAAGACAAAGGGTTAGTTTATGAAGAGCAGCTGAAGCAGGTTAATCAGCAGTGTGAATCATTGAAGATCAGTCTGCAGGCTCTGGAGGCCGAGAAAAGCAAACCTGAGCAGCGAGTGCTGGAACTGCAGCAGGAGATCGCTGATCTAAAAGCGCACTTTAACCAACAGCTTCAGCAGGAGATTAGAAAG GTTGCTCAGGCAGATGTCTGCTTGCAGAAGCAGGCCCAACTGGAAGAGCAGCGAGTGGCAAGTCTAGAGGAGCGGGTTTCTGAGCTGTCTGGGCTGCTGGGTGCGAGTGAGAAGGCCAGGCAGAAAGACCAGCAGAATGCTCAGAGGCTCCGTGAGCATATCCTCCAGCTGGATTCAGAGAACAAGGCCCTAACTATTGCAGCCAGCACTTCCAGGAACACCTCAGGTGATCTTGGAATTGATGAACTGAATTTGGATGTGAACACACTGAAGGACAAGCTGGAGAAGGTAAAGAAGCTGTTGCAGCTGGTTGCACAGAGATCTCcagaaaaaagtttggaaatTGAGAAAATAATGGAGGGAGCAGGGGGACAGGATGCAGAGAAGGACTCGGTGCAGTTCTATCAGCAAGAGCTGCGACAGCTAAAGGAGGAGTTTGAGCGATACAAAGTGCGAGCACAGGTAGTCCTAAAAAATAAGAACGGCAAAGACAGTGCGCAGAGCAAAGAGCTTGAGGAAGCTCGGAACCAGCTGGCAGAACTGAAGGAAAAATACATCAACCTGCGTGTGCAGTTAGAAGAAGCCAAGATGACGCACAAGCAGGAGATTAAGGAGCAACAGCAAGCACTAGCAGCTCTTCATCAGTCTCATAAACAGGACATGGAGAAGCTAGAGGCTCAACACAGAGAGAATTTCTTGCACCTTGAGGCAGAGCTGCACAAGCAGAGAGAGCGCACCATGGCTCTACTCGAAGAAAAGGACCTTGAACTAGAAAAACTTCGATCCGAAACCACTGCAAGTGACGTAGCAGAAAGGGGATTTAAAGGGGATGTTGAGTTTGAGAGTTCTGTGCATGAAGATGGTGAGACGTTCACGCTGAAGCTCgccacccccccaaaaaacaccTTGCTGCTGTATGCCGAACATCTGGCTCGAAACGAAGTGGAGATTTCTGCTTTGCGCAAACAGAAGCATCAGCTAGAGGAAGGCATGCATCAACTCCAAGGAAAATTGTTTGCTAATGAAGAGAAGCACAGGGAGGAGGTAGATGAGTTGCAGGCGCAGCTGGACAAGAGGATTCGTGACCAGAGCAGAGACGGTGCTAATTTAGAATATCTCAAGAACGTCATCTATAGATTCCTCACACTACAAGACTCCAGAGGTTGCCAGCAGACGCTCATGGCCATTCTGACCATCTTACACTTCAGCCCTCAGGAAAAGCAGGCTGTCATGAAGCAGCAGGTGCACAGCTGGTGGTCACCCAGGAATAGATGA
- the dennd6b gene encoding LOW QUALITY PROTEIN: protein DENND6B (The sequence of the model RefSeq protein was modified relative to this genomic sequence to represent the inferred CDS: inserted 1 base in 1 codon): MDRFDRQKNNREVNSVLNSGPWTRFSAWLECVCVVTFDLELGQAIELIYPHDAKLTEKEKTSICYLSFPDSFSGSLGDTQFSFRLRQSVGRVSGIWFEETDVYNREAPLPLQKEMAHFYGYVYFRQVKDVSVRRGYFQKSLVLVSRLPYVHLFQSLLQIIAPEFFEKSEPCLEAVCNEIDQWPPPAPGQTLSLPVMGVILQVRIPSKDDKPGGSPISQGQKEKRLSSSMVLSTIHELDIFKCFQSVLIHIQLLWELMLLGEPLVVMAPSPAVSSETVLALVSCISPLKYCCDFRPYFTIHDCEFKEYTTRTQAPPNVLLGVTNPFFIKTFQNWPHIMCLGDLKMSNLLKQVKLKKLTKLKMLDTKPGVYTAYKPFLHKDKALIKRLLKGIQKKRPSEVQSAILRRYLYELTQSFVLPLERYLAGLMPXQISVTPWKTPPQIRPFSQDEFFATLNHAGPQTPKGDWLGLYKKFFQSSNFDGWFRAKQREMIQKLECLHLEAICEADLPSWTKDKSEVETVDLVLKLREKLRRAHTQQLLVKEELLHKLQNYIHSVISSLPEDLQTVLDKN, encoded by the exons ATGGATCGCTTTGACCGCCAGAAGAACAACAGGGAGGTGAACAGTGTTCTGAACTCGGGACCATGGACGCGTTTCTCCGCTTGgctcgagtgtgtgtgtgttgttacctTCGACCTCGAGCTCGGACAAGCAATAGAG TTAATTTACCCTCATGATGCAAAACTTACAGAGAAGGAG AAAACAAGCATATGCTACCTATCCTTTCCTGACTCATTTTCGG GAAGCCTTGGAGACACGCAGTTCAGTTTTAGGCTGCGCCAGTCTGTGGGACGAGTGAGTGGTATATGGTTTGAAGAGACAGATGTGTACAACAGAGAAGCACCACTACCACTGCAG AAGGAAATGGCTCATTTCTACGGCTATGTGTACTTTAGACAAGTGAAGGATGTCTCCGTCAGAAGGGGCTACTTTCAGAAG TCTCTGGTGCTGGTGTCCAGACTGCCGTATGTTCACTTGTTCCAGTCTCTACTGCAGATCATCGCTCCTGAGTTCTTTGAGAAGTCAGAGCCTTGTTTGGAGGCAG TTTGTAATGAGATTGACCAGTGGCCCCCACCTGCACCAGGACAGACACTCAGTTTACCTGTGATGGGAGTCATCTTGCAG GTCAGAATTCCTTCAAAAGATGACAAACCAGGAGGAAGTCCTATCAGCCAGGGACAGAAAGAG AAGCGTCTCTCTTCCTCTATGGTTCTCTCTACCATTCATGAGCTggatatttttaa GTGCTTCCAGTCTGTCCTGATTCACATACAGTTGCTGTGGGAGCTGATGTTGCTAGGAGAGCCGTTGGTCGTCATGGCACCTTCTCCAGCTGTGTCCTCGGAGACAGTGCTGGCTCTAGTTAG CTGCATCAGTCCATTGAAATACTGTTGTGATTTTCGGCCATACTTTACCATCCATGACTGTGAGTTTAAGGAGTACACGACCAGAACTCAGGCACC GCCTAATGTTTTACTTGGTGTTACAAATCCTTTCTTTATAAAGACCTTTCAGAACTGGCCTCACATCATGTGTCTGGGGGATCTAAAGATGTCCA ATTTGCTAAAACAAGTTAAACTAAAGAAACTGACCAAGCTGAAAATGCTGGACACAAAACCAG GTGTATACACAGCGTACAAACCCTTTCTCCATAAAGACAAAGCTCTAATCAAGCGACTTTTAAAG gGAATTCAGAAGAAAAGGCCTTCTGAGGTGCAGAGCGCCATCTTGAGGCGCTATTTGTATGAACTGACCCAGAGCTTTGTCCTTCCACTG gAGCGATACCTGGCTGGCTTGATGC GGCAGATATCCGTGACTCCATGGAAG acTCCTCCTCAGATCCGACCGTTCAGTCAGGACGAGTTCTTCGCCACTCTGAATCATGCTGGACCTCAAACACCCAAAGGGGACTGGCTCGGCCTTTATAA gaaATTCTTTCAGTCTTCTAACTTTGATGGCTGGTTTCGTGCAAAGCAAAGAGAAATGATACAGAAATTAGAATGTCTTCATTTGGAGGCCATCTGTGAAGCT GATCTGCCGAGTTGGACAAAAGACAAGTCTGAAGTGGAGACTGTTGACCTGGTTCTAAAATTGCGTGAAAAACTG AGGAGAGCTCACACACAGCAGCTTCTGGTGAAGGAGGAATTACTGCACAAGCTGCAGAACTACATCCATTCTGTGATCAGCTCTCTGCCTGAGGATCTTCAGACTGTACTCGACAAAAACTGA